The region CAACGGCAACAACAGCAGCCGTAGAAGGTTCTTTTTCGGCCTGGCCTGCGCCACGCCCTCGATCGAACTTGCCTGCATAGATCACCTGCACTACTGGAAAGGAAACATGGCGCGCATTATCCGGTGGCCGTCCTGTGCGATAAATGGGAGCATGCGGATAACACCTTTGCGCAATGCGCACAGCTCGGAGGCACGATGCAGGGTTTAAATGAGTTGAGTTTCAAAGCGTTGCGTCTGTTCGTCGCCGTGCTGGACCACGGCAGCTTCTCCGAAGTAGCACGCCGCGAGAGCCTGGCGCCCTCCTCGATCTCGCGGCAGATCCAGCTGATGGAACAGGCACTCGGCCAACAATTGCTCTACCGGCATACCCGCGCGGTCAGCCCCACGGAGGCCGGGCGCCTGCTCGGGCATCACGCACGCGTGATGCTGGAACAACTGGAAGCGGCCGCCCAGGCGCTGCAGGAACAGGAAAGCGAACCCAGCGGCCTGGTGCGGATCAATGCGCCGATGGTGTTCGGCCAGCGTCACCTTTCACCCTGGTTGGGCGAGTTGTGCCGGCGCTACCCCAAGTTGCAACTGGATATCCAGCAAACCGACACCTACGTCGACCCGCTGCAAGATGGCACCGACCTGCTGTTTCGCATCGGCGTGCTCAATGACTCGGGCATGCAGGCGCGCATCTTCGCGCCCCAGCGCTTTCGTATCGCCGCCAGCCCCGCTTACCTGGCACGCCATGGCACACCGCGCCACCCCGATGAACTGGTCAATCACCAGTGCCTGGCCTACAAAGGCATCACCGGCCAGCAACGCTGGTTCTTCCGCCGCGACCAGGGCGACTGGACGCCGTACAGCGTTAAAGGCCCCATCACCGGCAACCACGCCGATACCCTTACCCATGCGGCAGAGCAAGGCCTTGGGCTGGTGGTGTTTCCGTCCTGGTTGATTGGCGAAGGGTTGCGCGCAGGCACCTTGCAGGCGGTGCTGACGGAGTACGAGGTGGCGACCACGCTGGAACCGCAGCAGATTGCCGCGTTGTGGCCGGGCAGTCGGCGGCTGTCACTGAAGGTACGCACGGTGATTGATTATTTTGTGGAGTGTTTTGGGACCGTGCCCTACTGGGATCGGTGAGCTCTCTCAGTTCACGGGTTGCTGCTGCGCCCCCCTGTCCTGCTCTCGAGTGGCAGCCCTGGTTTTGGTCGCCTCAAACCGCACACGTTTGGATCAAAACAACCACTGCCCAATCAACCACGCATTCGCCCCACTGATCACCGCAAACAGAAACCACGCCAGTAACCGCGTGGGCAGTCGGTTTACGAACGGCCCCATG is a window of Pseudomonas antarctica DNA encoding:
- a CDS encoding LysR family transcriptional regulator, with amino-acid sequence MQGLNELSFKALRLFVAVLDHGSFSEVARRESLAPSSISRQIQLMEQALGQQLLYRHTRAVSPTEAGRLLGHHARVMLEQLEAAAQALQEQESEPSGLVRINAPMVFGQRHLSPWLGELCRRYPKLQLDIQQTDTYVDPLQDGTDLLFRIGVLNDSGMQARIFAPQRFRIAASPAYLARHGTPRHPDELVNHQCLAYKGITGQQRWFFRRDQGDWTPYSVKGPITGNHADTLTHAAEQGLGLVVFPSWLIGEGLRAGTLQAVLTEYEVATTLEPQQIAALWPGSRRLSLKVRTVIDYFVECFGTVPYWDR